The genomic window TAGGATCCCATGTCCAATAATGTCCCCAAGCTTCTTTTGCCCATAAACCACCAAATATTAAACCTAGGGATAAAAACCCGAAACCTATATATACATAATTATCGGCCATATATAGCACATTAATTTCCTTGTGTTGGACATACTTTTGGAAGATTCCTTTAAGCCCAATTAATGCTGATCCACCTAATAGTGCATAAGAAAATATATAGACAATAACATGAGGTACAAACCATGGACTTTGCAATGCAGGCATTAAGGCTTTCTGGTAATTTTCGGGATGCATTACATTGATCATCAAGAAGACGATTCCCATTATTAAACTATAAATAATAATCCAAGCGTACCGCCATCTGTAATAAGCAATTAATCCAATGATTGGCATAAACAAACTGTACCATAACCTTGTCTCACCTAAAGTACGAAGTGGTGGCCTATCTAATTCCATCCATAAGCTGATAATGAAATAAGCCATTCCTAATACTCCAATTATAGTAATCGATGAAGCATATTTCTTATACCCCTTTGTAAGATAAAGTCCGCTACTTAGAGTCCATAAAAGAACACAAATTATACTGATATATATAAACTGATCCCACATATGTTTATTGCTTAATTATTTTTTGATCCTTTCCCTTCCATATCAAATAAAATGCACCTAAGATCATTAAAAATAGGCCGAAGTAGACAAT from Flammeovirga yaeyamensis includes these protein-coding regions:
- a CDS encoding cytochrome c biogenesis protein: MWDQFIYISIICVLLWTLSSGLYLTKGYKKYASSITIIGVLGMAYFIISLWMELDRPPLRTLGETRLWYSLFMPIIGLIAYYRWRYAWIIIYSLIMGIVFLMINVMHPENYQKALMPALQSPWFVPHVIVYIFSYALLGGSALIGLKGIFQKYVQHKEINVLYMADNYVYIGFGFLSLGLIFGGLWAKEAWGHYWTWDPKETWALITWLAYLGYIHIRHYLPKQKTFHTLVLSGSFILLLICWFGLNYMSSGLNSVHTYSN